Proteins encoded within one genomic window of Brachybacterium muris:
- the ettA gene encoding energy-dependent translational throttle protein EttA, producing MAEFIYTMYKARKAVGDKVILDDVTMSFYPGAKIGMVGPNGAGKSTILKIMAGLDQPSNGEARLSPGYSVGILLQEPPLDEDKTVLENVQEGMGDLYRKVQRFNAIGEEMAEPDADFDALMEEMGKLQTEIDNANGWDLDSQLEQAMDALRCPPGEEPVTHLSGGERRRVALCKLLLQKPDLLLLDEPTNHLDAESVLWLEQHLQQYEGAVIAVTHDRYFLDHVAQWIAEVDRGHLYPYEGNYSTYLQKKEERLSVQGKKDAKLAKRLKDELEWVRSNAKGRQTKSRARLARYEEMAAEAEKTRKLDFEEITIPPGPRLGSQVIDAKNLKKGFGDRLLIDGLSFSLPPNGIVGVIGPNGVGKTTLFKTIVGLEELDGGELKIGQSVKISYVDQGRENIDPEKTLWEVVSDGLDFIQVGKVEIPSRAYVSQFGFKGPDQQKKAGVLSGGERNRLNLALTLKQGGNLLLLDEPTNDLDVQTLGSLENALLEFPGCAVVVSHDRWFLDRVATHILAYEGTEEDPANWYWFEGNFESYQANKVARLGEEAARPHRVTYRRLTRD from the coding sequence TTGGCAGAGTTCATCTACACGATGTACAAGGCGCGCAAGGCCGTGGGCGACAAGGTCATCCTCGATGACGTCACCATGAGCTTCTACCCGGGCGCCAAGATCGGCATGGTCGGCCCCAACGGCGCCGGCAAGTCCACGATCCTGAAGATCATGGCCGGGCTGGATCAGCCCAGCAACGGCGAGGCCCGCCTCAGCCCCGGCTACAGCGTGGGTATCCTGCTGCAGGAGCCGCCACTGGACGAGGACAAGACCGTCCTGGAGAACGTCCAGGAGGGCATGGGTGACCTGTACCGCAAGGTGCAGCGCTTCAACGCCATCGGCGAGGAGATGGCCGAGCCCGATGCCGACTTCGACGCGCTGATGGAGGAGATGGGCAAGCTCCAGACCGAGATCGACAACGCCAACGGCTGGGACCTCGACTCCCAGCTGGAGCAGGCGATGGACGCGCTGCGCTGCCCGCCCGGGGAGGAGCCCGTCACCCACCTCTCCGGTGGTGAGCGCCGCCGCGTGGCCCTGTGCAAGCTGCTGCTGCAGAAGCCGGACCTGCTGCTGCTGGACGAGCCCACCAACCACCTCGACGCCGAGAGCGTGCTGTGGCTGGAGCAGCACCTGCAGCAGTACGAGGGCGCCGTCATCGCCGTCACCCACGACCGGTACTTCCTGGACCACGTGGCCCAGTGGATCGCCGAGGTGGACCGCGGTCATCTGTACCCCTACGAGGGCAACTACTCCACCTACCTCCAGAAGAAGGAGGAGCGGCTCAGCGTCCAGGGCAAGAAGGACGCCAAGCTCGCCAAGCGCCTCAAGGATGAGCTGGAGTGGGTGCGCTCCAACGCCAAGGGCCGCCAGACCAAGTCCCGCGCGCGCCTGGCCCGCTACGAGGAGATGGCCGCGGAGGCCGAGAAGACCCGCAAGCTCGACTTCGAGGAGATCACCATCCCGCCGGGCCCGCGCCTGGGCTCCCAGGTGATCGACGCCAAGAACCTGAAGAAGGGCTTCGGCGACCGCCTCCTGATCGACGGTCTGTCCTTCTCCCTGCCGCCCAACGGCATCGTCGGTGTCATCGGCCCCAACGGCGTCGGCAAGACCACCCTGTTCAAGACCATCGTGGGGCTCGAGGAGCTCGACGGCGGTGAGCTGAAGATCGGCCAGTCCGTGAAGATCAGCTACGTGGACCAGGGCCGCGAGAACATCGACCCCGAGAAGACCCTGTGGGAAGTGGTCTCCGACGGCCTGGACTTCATCCAGGTGGGCAAGGTGGAGATCCCCTCGCGGGCCTATGTCTCCCAGTTCGGCTTCAAGGGCCCGGACCAGCAGAAGAAGGCCGGGGTGCTCTCCGGTGGTGAGCGCAACCGCCTGAACCTGGCCCTCACCCTCAAGCAGGGCGGCAACCTGCTGCTGCTGGACGAGCCCACCAACGACCTGGACGTGCAGACCCTGGGCTCACTGGAGAACGCGCTGCTGGAGTTCCCCGGCTGCGCCGTGGTGGTCTCCCACGACCGCTGGTTCCTGGACCGCGTGGCCACCCACATCCTGGCCTACGAGGGCACCGAGGAGGACCCCGCGAACTGGTACTGGTTCGAGGGCAACTTCGAGTCCTACCAGGCCAACAAGGTGGCCCGCCTGGGCGAGGAGGCCGCACGCCCTCATCGCGTCACCTACCGTCGCCTCACCCGCGACTGA